A region of Neovison vison isolate M4711 chromosome 7, ASM_NN_V1, whole genome shotgun sequence DNA encodes the following proteins:
- the DEPDC7 gene encoding DEP domain-containing protein 7: MATVREKAAALNLSALHSPAQRPPGFSVAQKPFGATYVWSSIINTLQTQVEVKRRRHHLKRHNDCFVGSEAVDVIFSHLIQNKYFGDVDIPRAKVVRVCQALMDYKVFEAVPTKVFGKDKKPTFEDSSCSLYRFTTVPSQDSQSGKENKLYSPSRYSGALFKSSDIKSASLEDLWENLSLKPTNSPPVNISATLSPQVINEVWQEETIGRLLQLVDLPLLDSLLKQQEVVSKVPQPKGQPDLVNSSNYLDRGILKAYSDSQEDEWLSAATDCLEYLPDQMVVDISRNFPEQPERIDLVKELLFDAIGKYYSSREPLLNHLSDVHNGIAELLVNGKTEIALEATQLFLKLLDSQNREEFRRLLYFMAVAAHPSEFKLQKESDNRMVVKRIFSKAIVDNKNLSKGKTDLLVLFLMDHQKDVFKIPGTLHKIVSVKLMAIQKGRDPNRDTGYIYCQRIDQSDYSDHTQKTTKDELMNLLKTIDEDSKLSAKEKKKLLGQFYKCHPDIFIEYFGD; the protein is encoded by the exons GTTTCAGTGTGGCCCAGAAACCATTCGGAGCCACCTATGTGTGGAGCAGCATTATTAACACTCTGCAAACACAGGTGGAAGTGAAGAGGCGAAGACACCATTTAAAAAGACACAATGACTGCTTCGTTGGTTCAGAGGCTGTGGATGTCATTTTCTCTCACCTAATTCAGAATAAATATTTCGGTGATGTGGATATTCCTCGGGCCAAAGTGGTGAGAGTGTGTCAGGCACTTATGGACTACAAAGTATTTGAAGCAGTTCCAACCAAAGTCTTCGGCAAAGACAAGAAACCTACATTTGAAGATAGTAGTTGCAGCCTTTATAGATTCACAACTGTACCTAGTCAAGACAGTCAGTCGGGCAAAGAGAATAAACTATATTCACCTTCCAG gtATTCAGGTGCATTATTTAAGTCATCTGATATCAAATCAGCAAGTTTAGAGGATCTGTGGGAAAATCTGAGTTTAAAGCCTACTAACTCCCCTCCTGTAAACATCTCTGCAACCTTGTCTCCACAAG TTATTAATGAAGTATGGCAAGAAGAAACAATTGGACGTCTACTGCAGCTTGTAGACCTTCCACTTCTTGACTCCTTACTCAAACAGCAAGAGGTTGTATCTAAAGTACCTCAGCCTAAGGGGCAACCTGACTTGGTCAACAGCAGTAACTATCTGGATCGCGGGATCCTCAAGGCTTACAGTGACTCTCA AGAAGACGAATGGCTCTCTGCAGCAACTGACTGCTTAGAGTACCTTCCAGACCAGATGGTGGTGGACATAAGCAGAAACTTCCCTGAGCAACCAGAGAGGATAGACTTAGTGAAAGAACTTCTGTTTGATGCCATTGGCAAATATTACAGTAGTAGGGAACCTCTGTTAAATCACTTATCTGATGTTCATAATGGCATTGCAGAACTCTTAG TGAACGGGAAGACTGAAATAGCATTAGAAGCCACTCAGCTCTTCTTAAAGCTTCTGGACTCCCAAAATAGAGAAGAATTTAGAAGACTACTGTATTTCATGGCTGTTGCAGCACATCCTTCTGAATTTAAATTACAGAAAGAA agtgACAACCGAATGGTTGTGAAAAGGATATTCTCAAAAGCGATTGTTGACAATAAAAATTTATCCAAAGGCAAAACTGATCTTCTCGTACTCTTTTTAATGGACCatcaaaaagatgtttttaag attccAGGAACTCTACATAAAATTGTTAGTGTTAAACTCATGGCCATTCAGAAAGGAAGAGATCCAAATAGAGACACAG GATACATATATTGCCAGAGAATTGATCAAAGTGATTATTCTGACCATACACAGAAGACAACCAAGGATGAACTAATGAATTTACTAAAGACTATTGATGAGGATTCAAAATTGTCtgccaaggagaagaaaaaattgcTAGGTCAGTTTTATAAGTGTCATCCAGACATCTTTATTGAGTATTTTGGAGACTGA